The following are encoded in a window of Polyodon spathula isolate WHYD16114869_AA chromosome 48, ASM1765450v1, whole genome shotgun sequence genomic DNA:
- the LOC121306577 gene encoding transmembrane protein 272-like isoform X2 gives MDDHRNLLDRMPSPPSVPPTVSVLSKIIATALPIAQIAIGSLYLNDCPVQPRIPIYLIVSGVFVLSLDLVSCVPRGERVEEGESFYRSFINTWSSLASLFLFIWFITGNVWIYSIYEPSYSVPDMQSCHKTLYLFAFWSTTVVYIIVGVMLLGGCCLMLCMCALGRGSVRSEDV, from the exons ATGGATGATCACAGGAACCTGTTGGACCGCATGCCCAGCCCCCCCTCTGTGCCTCCCACAGTCTCCG TGCTGTCCAAGATCATCGCGACCGCCCTGCCGATCGCTCAGATTGCTATAG gctctctgtacctGAATGACTGCCCTGTGCAGCCCCGCATTCCCATATACCTCATTGTGTCGGGGGTGTTTGTGCTCTCCCTGGATCTGGTGTCCTGTGTCCCCCGGGGGGAGAGggtggaggagggagagagctTTTACCGCAGCTTCATCAACACCTGGAGCTCTCTGGCCTCCCTTTTCCTGTTTATTTGGTTTATCACAG GGAATGTGTGGATCTACTCCATATATGAGCCTTCGTACAGTGTTCCTGACATGCAGTCCTGCCACAAGACTCTGTACCTGTTTGCGTTTTGGAGCACCACAGTGGTCTACATCATTGTGGGGGTGATGCTGCTGGGGGGGTGCTGCCTCATGCTGTGTATGTGTGCTTTGGGGCGTGGCAGCGTACGCAGCGAGGATGTGTAG
- the LOC121306577 gene encoding transmembrane protein 272-like isoform X1, which produces MCFSKYLRHPVSLSFKLRFGAAPPSTEKTGRNEQELDLTEDSKLLVKMDDHRNLLDRMPSPPSVPPTVSVLSKIIATALPIAQIAIGSLYLNDCPVQPRIPIYLIVSGVFVLSLDLVSCVPRGERVEEGESFYRSFINTWSSLASLFLFIWFITGNVWIYSIYEPSYSVPDMQSCHKTLYLFAFWSTTVVYIIVGVMLLGGCCLMLCMCALGRGSVRSEDV; this is translated from the exons ATGTGTTTCAGTAAGTATTTAAGACATCCCGTTTCGCTTTCATTTAAACTGCGCTTCGGTGCAGCTCCGCCCTCGACAGAGAAAACAGGGAGAAACGAGCAGGAACTCGACTTAACGGAG GACTCCAAGCTGTTGGTGAAGATGGATGATCACAGGAACCTGTTGGACCGCATGCCCAGCCCCCCCTCTGTGCCTCCCACAGTCTCCG TGCTGTCCAAGATCATCGCGACCGCCCTGCCGATCGCTCAGATTGCTATAG gctctctgtacctGAATGACTGCCCTGTGCAGCCCCGCATTCCCATATACCTCATTGTGTCGGGGGTGTTTGTGCTCTCCCTGGATCTGGTGTCCTGTGTCCCCCGGGGGGAGAGggtggaggagggagagagctTTTACCGCAGCTTCATCAACACCTGGAGCTCTCTGGCCTCCCTTTTCCTGTTTATTTGGTTTATCACAG GGAATGTGTGGATCTACTCCATATATGAGCCTTCGTACAGTGTTCCTGACATGCAGTCCTGCCACAAGACTCTGTACCTGTTTGCGTTTTGGAGCACCACAGTGGTCTACATCATTGTGGGGGTGATGCTGCTGGGGGGGTGCTGCCTCATGCTGTGTATGTGTGCTTTGGGGCGTGGCAGCGTACGCAGCGAGGATGTGTAG